The following proteins are co-located in the Vigna unguiculata cultivar IT97K-499-35 chromosome 9, ASM411807v1, whole genome shotgun sequence genome:
- the LOC114163335 gene encoding MAG2-interacting protein 2 isoform X3 has translation MRHFHHGVVVAEISKKNLKVSSPIISLFSDVDLDTSESYLFSVVTSDGLVQQIEISRGQIGSTFPNYISNHTIHICNNIFCFDHHSELNLFVAVHKNSGSSHLSLLRRNSSTELEQLFSLQFEGLYLKPKDYRGLLTYAKVLISPQASFVATLDLTGCLHIFKLDKEGLTLSRFVLGERDGSAMSGDLSNGVNKSCVDFMDFTWWCDHILAIVNRSGVVMLIDILNGSTVPAEDHAYFLPVLERALKYKGCVFLLASQSLKEGGDASHDGSTEELHQTDWIITDRLNQFHLSRLFWHLVSFTEKSVPEMYSILINKKKYQAALDFADSHGLDKEKVLKSQWLNSSHGVNEIKNILSNIKDKNFVLSECVDRIGVTEDAVKALLDYGLRITDHHKFSVVDDDNSSKVWNLRLARLKILQFRDRLETYLGINMGRFSVQEYSKFRIMPINEAAISLAESGKIGALNLLFKRHPYSLSLFMLEILAAIPETVPVQMYGQLLPGRSPPSGFAVRQDDWVECEKMVHFINASVKNHDILIQVKTEPFVKHFHGFPWPSIDELSNWYTNRARAMDDFSGQLDNCLSLLEFALRKGLSELQSFHQDVLYLNQIVYSNDDDSEMGFSMNLAKWVELSDYEKFKFLLKGVKEENVTERLHSRAIPFLREKFHKVSLLGDVIVSDCTNRNMEESFLVRWLKDTSEENKLDICLVVIEEGCRNFQSNDYFKTEAEAVDCALQCIYLSTVTDKWSIMAAILSKVSQLHDGAFQVEDLERRLKTAEGHIEAGRLLAFYQVPKPLNFFLGAQLDEKGVKQIIRLILSKFIRRQPSRSDSEWASMWRDMQYLREKAFPFLDPEYILTEFCRGLLKAGKFSLARNYLKGTSSVALASEKAENLVIQAAREYFFSASSLSCSEIWKARECLNLYPSSGNVKAEADIIDALTAKLPNLGVNILPMQFRQIKDPMEIIKMAITNQSGAYFHVDELIEVARLLGLRSADDISTVEEAIAREAAVSGDLQLAFDLCLGLARKGHGTIWDLCAAIARGPALDNMDVDSRKQLLGFALSHCDEESIGELLHAWKDLDMQGQCEILMTSTETNPSKFSVKGSSLNSLPNQSFQNLLDVNGCFQEFDGIGADNQDVHLQKARDVLSIVAKTLAIGDRVDWASILTENGKVLSFAASQLPWLIELSKKGEHQRKLSTGKQYLNIRTQAVVTILCWLARNGFAPRDNLIASLAESIMEPPVTEEEDIMGCSYLLNLVDAFNGVEIIEEQLKIRKDYQEICSIMSVGMAYSLLHNSGLKTDPSQRRELLKRRFREKHASPSSDDMDKLGKVQSSFWREWKLKLEEQKRLTEHSRALEKIIPGVETERFLSRDSIYIENVVISLIESVKLERKHILKDILKLVDTYDLNCTEVLLRYLSAVLVSDTWSNDDITAEVAGYKGEIIGNSEKTIETISTIVYPAIDGCNKLRLAYVYGLLSECYLQQENTKDLSPVVQVDHVNANISLARYYKVLEQECKNISFVTNLNFKNIAGLHGLYFECFSDEVYACIEESSLSALSKMVQALVNMYGDSLPDGFMSWQDVYRYYVVSLLKDLETKVTTDSSNRTPEYLQGFINKLEQSYDLCQVYIRLLSRPDALGIMKQYFTIILPFFSSYGLLPDNSTWQECLIVLLNFWMRLTDDMKEIALEKSSGETGCFDPQCLMNCLKVFMKLVMEDIISPSQGWGSICGYVICGLKGDSSAEIYSFCRAMIFSGCGFGAVAEVFTVASSDSGLASDCGQGSQDLPHFYLHILETVLSELISGSHESQNLYHILSSLSKLEGDLKVMQCVRHVIWERMVQFSDNLQLPSSVRVFVLELMQFISGKNIRGFSTEILANVQPWEEWNELIFASRKSETDVDKSLPDHKDSSSRVTNTLIALKSSQLAASISPSIEITPDDLLNADKAVSCFMGLCGEAREDLHFDALVAILEEWDGLFTAGKNGETIAEATKGGNDWNNDDWDEGWESLEGVDNPEKEKIEDSVFVHPLHVCWAEIFRKFISLSRFTDVLRLIDQSYLKPNALLLDEDDACSLIQMAFPIDCFLALKMSLLLPYKTLQLQSLGAVEDSTKQGIPQSRSKDYELLTLILSSGCLSSIITDSTYGTLFSYICYLVGNLSNQSQQVLVSGRGTHNNEDHENQLLLFTRILFPNFISELVKADQHILAGFLVTKFMHGNESLSLINIAGASLKRYLEMQLQMLQISEFPVEKTCKTLKNTVGRLRGKLSSFIQSILPLVSASVS, from the exons ATGCGCCATTTTCACCA CGGCGTAGTTGTCGCAGAAATCTCGAAGAAAAATCTGAAAGTCTCTTCTCCAATTATTTCCCTATTTTCTGATGTGGATTTGGATACAAGCGAGTCTTACTT GTTCTCTGTTGTTACGTCAGATGGTTTGGTTCAGCAAATTGAGATCAGCCGTGGCCAGATTGGCTCTACCTTTCCCAATTACATTTCTAATCACACGATTCATATCTGCAACAATATTTTCTGCTTTGACCACCATAGTGAGCTTAACCTTTTTGTGGCTGTTCATAAGAACTCTG GATCTAGCCATCTTTCTTTGTTGCGGAGGAATTCAAGTACAGAACTGGAGCAGTTGTTCTCTTTGCAATTTGAGGGGTTATATTTAAAGCCAAAAGATTACAGAGGTCTACTGACATATGCAAAGGTGCTAATCTCACCACAGGCTTCATTCGTTGCTACTCTGGATTTGACAGGGTGCTTGCATATTTTTAAGCTGGACAAAGAAGGCCTCACACTCTCCCGGTTTGTCTTGGGAGAGAGAGATGGTTCAGCAATGTCTGGTGATTTATCGAATGGAGTGAACAAATCTTGTGTGGATTTTATGGATTTTACTTGGTGGTGTGACCATATCCTTGCCATTGTAAACAGGAGTGGTGTGGTTATGTTGATTGACATCCTTAATGGTTCTACAGTTCCAGCAGAGGATCATGCATATTTTTTACCTGTTTTGGAAAGAGCACTGAAATATAAGGGCTGTGTTTTTCTTTTAGCAAGTCAATCATTGAAAGAAGGAGGTGATGCTTCGCATGATGGGTCAACGGAAGAGTTGCATCAGACAGATTGGATAATTACCGATAGGCTTAATCAATTTCATCTTTCTAGATTGTTCTGGCACCTTGTTTCATTTACTGAGAAGTCTGTCCCTGAAATGTATAGTATACTGattaacaagaaaaaatatcagGCTGCTCTGGATTTTGCTGATAGTCATGGATTGGATAAAGAAAAAGTTCTGAAGTCACAGTGGTTGAATTCTAGCCATGGAGTAAATGAAATAAAGAACATTTTATCGAATATCAAGGATAAAAATTTTGTACTTTCTGAATGTGTTGATAGAATTGGAGTGACAGAAGATGCTGTGAAGGCTTTGCTAGATTATGGTCTACGCATCACTGACCATCATAAATTCTCAGTAGTAGATGATGATAATTCTAGTAAAGTATGGAATCTTCGCCTTGCCAGACTTAAAATCTTACAATTTAGAGACAGGCTGGAAACATACCTTGGAATAAACATGGGCAG GTTTTCTGTGCAGGAATATAGCAAATTCCGCATTATGCCTATTAATGAGGCTGCCATATCACTTGCTGAGAGTGGAAAAATTGGAGCACTAAACTTGCTCTTCAAGCGTCATCCATATTCTTTGTCTCTATTTATGTTGGAAATTTTAGCTGCCATCCCAGAAACTGTTCCGGTACAAATGTATGGGCAGCTTCTTCCTGGGAGATCTCCCCCGTCTGGTTTTGCCGTGAGGCAAGATGATTGGGTTGAATGTGAGAAGATGGTTCACTTCATTAATGCATCAGTTAAAAACCATGACATTCTAATACAAGTCAAAACTGAACCTTTTGTTAagcatttccatggatttccttGGCCATCAATTGATGAGCTCTCAAACTGGTATACGAATAGAGCTAGAGcaatggatgattttagtggaCAGCTGGATAATTGCCTCAGCCTGCTTGAATTTGCTCTTCGCAAAGGCCTATCTGAATTACAATCGTTCCATCAGGATGTGTTATACTTGAATCAAATTGTTTACTCCAATGATGATGATAGTGAAATGGGCTTCAGCATGAATCTTGCCAAGTGGGTAGAATTGTCAGactatgaaaaatttaaatttttgcttAAGGGAGTGAAAGAGGAAAATGTAACCGAAAGGTTACACAGTAGAGCCATTCCATTTCTGCGTGAAAAGTTTCACAAGGTATCCTTACTCGGAGATGTCATTGTTTCTGATTGTACAAATCGAAATATGGAGGAATCATTTTTAGTCAGATGGTTGAAGGACACTTCTGAAGAGAATAAATTGGATATATGCTTGGTGGTAATTGAAGAAGGGTGCAGAAACTTCCAAAGTAATGACTATTTCAAAACTGAGGCTGAAGCTGTTGATTGTGCTTTGCAATGCATATACTTGTCTACAGTTACAGATAAGTGGAGTATTATGGCTGCTATACTATCTAAAGTTTCTCAACTACATG ATGGTGCATTTCAAGTAGAGGACCTTGAGAGAAGACTTAAAACTGCTGAAGGTCACATTGAAGCAGGGAGGCTTTTGGCATTTTACCAG GTCCCAAAGCCATTAAACTTTTTCCTAGGTGCTCAGTTggatgaaaagggtgtaaaacaGATTATACGTCTTATTCTTTCTAAATTTATTCGTCGTCAGCCAAGCCGGTCCGATAGTGAATGGGCCAGCATGTGGCGTGATATGCAATACTTGAGGGAAAAGGCATTTCCTTTCCTGGACCCAGAGTATATTTTGACTGAATTTTGCAGAGGACTGCTCAAAGCTGGGAAGTTTTCTCTTGCAAGAAATTACTTGAAGGGTACAAGTTCAGTTGCTTTGGCTTCTGAGAAGGCTGAAAACCTTGTCATTCAAGCAGCTAGGGAGTACTTCTTCTCAGCTTCAAGCCTTTCTTGCTCTGAA ATCTGGAAGGCCAGAGAATGTCTTAATCTATATCCAAGTAGTGGAAATGTAAAGGCAGAGGCAGATATTATTGATGCACTTACTGCTAAACTTCCAAACCTTGGAGTGAATATTCTGCCCATGCAATTCAGGCAAATAAAAGATCCTAtggaaattataaaaatggcaaTCACAAATCAAAGTGGAGCATATTTTCATGTTGATGAACTTATTGAGGTTGCCAGACTTCTTGGCTTGAGGTCCGCTGATGACATATCAACTGTTGAGGAAGCTATTGCTCGAGAAGCTGCAGTTTCTGGTGATTTACAGCTGGCATTTGATCTTTGTCTTGGTTTGGCCAGAAAAGGACATGGTACCATATGGGATTTATGTGCTGCAATTGCAAGAGGCCCTGCCCTTGATAATATGGATGTGGATTCTCGAAAGCAGCTATTAGGGTTTGCTTTAAGCCACTGTGATGAGGAATCTATTGGTGAGCTTCTCCACGCATGGAAGGATCTAGATATGCAGGGCCAGTGTGAAATATTGATGACATCAACAGAGACAAATCCTTCCAAATTTTCAGTAAAAGGCTCATCTTTAAACTCCCTTCCAaatcaaagttttcaaaatttactagATGTTAATGGTTGTTTTCAGGAGTTTGATGGTATTGGTGCTGACAATCAAGATGTTCATCTTCAGAAAGCTAGAGACGTGCTTTCCATCGTTGCGAAAACCTTGGCTATTGGCGATCGAGTTGATTGGGCATCAATCTTGACTGAAAATGGGAAAGTTCTGTCTTTCGCTGCTTCACAGCTCCCTTGGTTGATTGAATTAAGTAAGAAAGGAGAGCATCAGAGGAAACTCAGTACTGGAAAACAATATCTAAATATCAGAACACAAGCTGTGGTAACCATTTTGTGCTGGTTGGCAAGAAATGGATTTGCCCCAAGAGACAATCTGATTGCCTCTCTAGCAGAATCAATTATGGAGCCACCAGTCACCGAAGAGGAAGATATAATGGGTTGCTCCTATCTTTTGAATCTTGTGGATGCCTTCAATGGGGTAGAAATTATAGAAGAACAACTCAAAATAAGAAAAGACTATCAAGAAATTTGTAGTATCATGAGTGTTGGGATGGCATACAGCTTACTACATAACTCTGGACTAAAGACTGACCCTTCTCAACGGAGGGAGCTATTGAAGAGAAGGTTTAGGGAAAAGCATGCATCACCCAGTTCTG ACGATATGGATAAACTTGGCAAAGTACAATCCTCATTTTGGAGAGAGTGGAAATTGAAGTTAGAAGAACAAAAGCGTCTCACTGAACATTCCAGAGCACTAGAAAAAATAATTCCTGGGGTTGAGACAGAGCGCTTTTTGTCCAGGGATTCCATCTATATTGAGAATGTTGTTATCTCTCTCATTGAGTCAGTAAAGTTAGAAAGAAAGCACATTTTGAAGGACATTTTAAAACTGGTTGACACTTATGACTTGAACTGTACCGAG GTGCTACTGCGTTACCTAAGTGCTGTCCTTGTTTCTGATACTTGGAGCAATGATGATATTACAGCTGAAGTTGCAGGTTATAAAGGGGAAATAATTGGTAATAGTGAGAAAACCATTGAAACCATCTCAACAATTGTATACCCTGCAATTGACGGGTGCAACAAACTACGCCTTGCTTATGTATATGGCTTGTTATCAGAGTGCTACTTGCAACAGGAAAATACCAAAGATTTATCGCCAGTGGTGCAGGTTGATCATGTAAATGCCAATATAAGCTTGGCACGATATTATAAGGTCCTCGAGCAAGAATGCAAAAATATATCCTTTGTCACTAACCTGAACTTCAAAAATATTGCTGGGCTACATGGTTTGTACTTTGAGTGCTTTAGTGATGAAGTTTATGCATGCATTGAGGAAAGTAGCTTGTCAGCTTTGTCAAAAATGGTACAGGCTCTTGTCAATATGTACGGAGACTCATTGCCTGATGGTTTCATGTCATGGCAGGATGTCTATAGGTATTACGTTGTAAGTTTGCTGAAAGATTTGGAGACTAAAGTTACTACTGATTCTAGCAATAGAACTCCTGAATATCTGCAAGGCTTTATAAACAAGCTTGAACAGAGTTATGATTTGTGCCAAGTGTATATTAGGCTTTTGAGCCGGCCTGATGCTTTGGGGATCATGAAGCAGTATTTCACCATAATCTTGCCTTTCTTCAGTTCATATGGACTCCTACCTGACAATTCAACATGGCAAGAGTGCCTTATTGTTCTTCTGAACTTTTGGATGAGGTTGAcagatgatatgaaggaaattGCATTGGAGAAAAGTTCAGGAGAAACTGGTTGCTTTGATCCGCAATGTTTAATGAATTGCCTGAaggtttttatgaaattggtaatGGAAGATATCATCTCCCCTAGTCAGGGCTGGGGCAGCATATGTGGCTATGTCATTTGTGGCTTAAAAGGTGATTCTTCTGCAGAAATTTATAGTTTCTGCAGAGCTATGATTTTTTCTGGCTGTGGGTTTGGTGCTGTTGCAGAGGTTTTTACTGTTGCATCATCAGATTCTGGTTTAGCTTCTGATTGTGGCCAAGGTTCTCAGGATCTTCCTCATTTTTATTTGCATATTCTTGAAACTGTTTTGTCTGAATTGATCAGTGGATCCCATGAGAGCCAGAACCTGTATCATATATTGTCTTCTTTAAGCAAGCTAGAAGGTGACTTAAAGGTTATGCAATGTGTTAGACATGTAATTTGGGAAAGAATGGTCCAATTCTCTGACAATTTGCAGTTGCCAAGTTCGGTCAGAGTTTTTGTGCTAGAGCTAATGCAATTTATCTCGGGTAAAAATATTAGGGGTTTCTCTACAGAAATACTAGCCAATGTTCAACCATGGGAAGAATGGAATGAATTGATTTTTGCTAGTAGAAAGAGCGAGACTGATGTTGACAAGTCATTGCCAGATCACAAAGACTCTTCTAGTAGGGTTACAAATACTTTGATTGCTCTTAAATCATCTCAGCTTGCGGCCTCAATCTCTCCTAGCATAGAAATTACCCCTGATGATCTATTGAATGCAGACAAGGCCGTGTCTTGCTTTATGGGGTTGTGTGGAGAAGCTCGTGAAGATCTCCATTTTGATGCTCTTGTGGCTATTTTGGAAGAGTGGGATGGACTTTTCACTGCAGGGAAAAATGGAGAAACCATTGCTGAAGCAACCAAAGGAGGAAATGACTGGAACAATGATGATTGGGACGAGGGATGGGAAAGCCTTGAGGGAGTAGACAATCCTGAGAAAGAGAAGATAGAAGACTCTGTTTTTGTTCACCCTTTGCATGTGTGTTGGGCGGAGATTTTCAGAAAATTCATAAGCCTTTCAAGGTTTACTGATGTGCTTAGACTTATTGACCAATCATATTTAAAGCCTAATGCTTTGTTACTTGATGAAGATGATGCCTGCAGCTTAATCCAGATGGCATTTCCAATTGATTGCTTTCTGGCTTTGAAGATGTCACTGTTGCTGCCCTACAAAACATTACAGTTGCAGTCCCTGGGTGCAGTTGAGGATAGCACAAAACAAGGCATCCCTCAATCGAGGAGCAAGGACTACGagttattaactttaattttatcctCTGGATGTCTTTCTTCTATCATCACTGATTCTACCTATGGTACTCTGTTCTCTTATATCTGCTATTTGGTTGGAAACTTATCCAATCAATCTCAACAAGTTCTGGTGTCAGGTAGAGGAACTCACAACAATGAAGATCATGAGAATCAGTTGCTTCTTTTCACAAGGATCCTTTTCCCTAATTTCATTTCAGAACTTGTGAAGGCTGATCAACATATTCTAGCTGGATTTCTTGTCACAAAATTTATGCACGGTAATGAATCACTCAGTCTCATTAACATTGCCGGGGCCAGTCTTAAGAGGTATCTGGAGATGCAGCTGCAAATGCTACAGATCAGCGAGTTCCCGGTTGAGAAGACATGTAAAACATTGAAGAATACCGTTGGCCGTTTGAGAGGCAAACTTAGTAGTTTTATTCAATCCATATTGCCATTGGTTTCTGCTAGTGTTAGTTGA